The genomic stretch TTTCTAGTGACTTCTTCACGTCATTTACGACTGGCATAAAAATTAGATACTAAGATCGATATTTATACCATATTTAACAGATCATAGTGTCATCAGAGTGTATTTCTATATTAATTTTCTATCATGTAAGTAGTAATCGGACGTTATAGAACGGGATTGTTTTATCATGGAAGCGTCGTGATTGAGTAAGTGTTTTGCATAATTTTAAATAGTAAAACGTATCAAAGAGAGCGGTGTAAGCCGCGATTCAACTCTGTAATTTTATCGACGATAATTTTTTTTAAACCCTGAAGTAACATGTATTAGGTCTTGGTGTTTTGGGTCTTGTGGATGCACAAGAACAATATCATTTAACATAGATGATCTTCTCTATCATGAAAGGATGAGGATCTATTTATCCTAGTAAATAACCATGGTACGATGTAAGATTGTTGTGCCAAAATTGTAATAGTTGCCTATAATAGAAAAAACTACTGTTAACAGCAACACTGAGCATCATGGTCCACTATGTACAAACGCCCCACGCTTGCAACAAAACAAGTAGCTAGGTTGGCTCAAAACCAGAGGCAAGAGCCAACAAGTGGTCCACATGTGACAAAGGAAAAAGCATGCTTGGTTTGGTTAATTAGAGGGTCACAATCTCTAGTTATACTATTGTAGCCAAATCTGTTAATCAAGTCAGAAGAAAGAAAAATAGAGACAAGAGAAGGAAAAGGAATAGGCAACATCACAACCCCATGTAAAGCAAACATTGATCTTGTTGTAGCATCTAAAGCCAAAAAGATTTTTCCATTTTTTAAGTTTCATTTAATTTTCTGTCACATGTGTACTCGGAAAATGTTCTAAATATTGTTACAAGTCCTTTTTCAGTCCTAGTTGTGATTGTGACATTGAAAATTAACATCAATAAGATAAGTATCACAAGAAAATTTCAAAATAGGGTTGGTGTTCAGTCTTCTATGTTGCATGTTGAAGAATAAGGTAAGCATCTTAAAAAGCACTTTCACTTGTTTTGGATGGAGAAATTTAAAGGGATTTTTAGGGGAGTGTTCTTTTTTAGCGTTAAGAGTCTTGGTTACGgattataaaaaaattaatgatttaaaatttattttttgaGTTTAAAAAATCACTTTGCTGTGTGTTTGTTAGATTTAAATTGGATATACAGTGAATACAAGCACTCACACGAAATTAAACTGCTCGATCAAAAATAGGACCATtcaaaatttaatttaattgttttaaattttttttaaaaatagcaTTATTTATTCTTAATTCAATAAATGCAGTCACAAAATTTGGATTGCACGCAACTCAAATAGGTGTTTGTTTTGTACTCAATATTTACAACTCACTAGCAAAAGATATTTATGAGTGATTTTCTTTTACTGAAgtgtttatttttttattaatttatagAAACTataaaattgttttaaaaaatatGATTGAAATAATTTATCATTTTTTAAATTTGTACAAAGTATAAAATTTATACTAAAATATAGATCTAACCGTCCCAAATCTTTTAAAATCCAACTCCCAAAATATTTGAGATTGAGGATTTTAAAAATAGTTTTGTATGGTTAAGTCTATAAATCTGAAATTTAAAGGGAAAATAATGAAACAATCATTTAATATCATCATATAACATTTCAATtcaaaatatattatttttaaattgtTTGTAGCTTCctttttttaaaaagaaaaataaaccTTCTCTTGCCCCCTCTTTCAAAAATCCTCTATCCAACCAAACTCTAAGAACCCTACATTGGTAAGTGgatttttttaatgaaaaagCAGAGATTCTGGCCCTTGTTAAGGATATAGGAGATATTGAGAGGTGAGAGAGAAACAAGTAGGAGTATCATGTGAGTTGAGTAGAGTGGTCCAAAGTTGTAGCTACTGAATGCACTCTAGTGCTAAGCCAAAGACCACATATCAACTTCCAATAGCAGCTCTGAAAACCCATAAACcaaatttaaatatttaaataGACTACAATCTGTACTAAGTTTGGTGTCATTCTTCAATGGTGTGTCCAATAAAAAACTCCTTCATTAATTGTTAATAATTAGATTAGATGAAAAGGACACCAACTTTATCTTTTGGTGTTATTATGACACACCAAATGCAGCATGTGAAACCAGAtcaaaaatattgaaaatattcATGTCAAGGCAACAATCATTGATCAATTTTAATAGTAATCATGCATCTCATACTTGTAAAAATTATTTCAAACAAAATTGCAAAAACTCTGAATCAATCCCTGAGAAAACAAACAACCATGCATTCTCTTAAACTTATTCATCAAAACTATTTCAAGACCCAAATGCATATCTTGCTCGACAATATCTTGCTTGAAAGTacaaaatttgtgaaaaatacTGCTATGAAGCAGcttacaatttaagtcaataaattaaTAAGTTCCACTTGCAGAATGTTTCAACTACATAATTATCTCAACTAGCTACAAAGATCTCAATCAAATAATATTAGAGCCGCATAGATCTAACTCTTACAAATATTAcaaacaatacaacacaactCACTGAAGACTAAAACCTAGTGAGAACAATTATTCTTGGGTAAACTAAACTGTAACACGCTACTAAAGAATGAAAATCTTTTTGTTCTAATAATATAATTCACCAGGAGAGGGACACACTCCAACAATAGCCTCTGCCTAAATCTCCCCAACATTTTGAACTCGTATGTGCCTTGTGTGTTCAAGCAGCATTTCATGGATTTCTTCGGCAGTAGGTCGTTCATTTGGATTTTCTTCGACACACCTGTGAAACAAATCAACAAGGAACTCCAATGTGTCTGTATCAGCATCTGATTTTTCCAGCTCTTGACCAGATTGGATCATCGTGGGTTCATTTGTTGAACTCAACCCCTCCAGCTCATCGGTTAGTCGTGGCCGTTTACCCATCTGTATCAATAATAGTtgaaatattaaattaaaacaagGAGCTGCAATGAACGAGCATTGTTCAGAGTTTTCAGAAAACTACATACATCTAGAAGAAAATGCAACCATACCTGCAGCCTATCATGGACGTGTGAATCAGGCACTCCAAAATATGGAATTTGCAATGTCAGCATCTCCAGAAGTAAACATCCAAATGACCAAATATCAGCTTCCTGTTGCAAAATGAAGGAAGTAAAATTAGGACCAAAGACAATACTACACGTCTAGTCACAACAAACAAGAATTAATTTCACGATACACCTATAAGCAATATGCGCACTTATACTTCTAaccaaaacaaaaacaaaaacaaacaaacaaaaaagaGAGATGGAACAGAAAACTTATACTAGTTTGGTATATAAGACAAAAAATGGCAAGAAGCACAATAAAGATCACACTTTGTAaaattattgaattattattaaGCTTTATTACTTGAGCTCTTTGTCGAAAAGTGATTCATAACCTCTTACATTTTATGTACAATATGATGTCCAAAATCACACATTCGAAACTATGTAATTGGGATATACACGAATAAAAGAGAAATCAGAGAATATAGAATCTGATCTACAAAATCAGAAATTGGAATAAACGGGTTATTTCTAAATCCTATAAGAGATGTGAACCTTGTCCCCGTACACATTATACATCTGATGTCTGACATCATAGAATGATAAAATCCTTCAAACATGATTCCGCTAATCTTCCCAGTATAATAATATCCAAAACAATAAAGCAGAAACAATATACATCAAATTATACTTCAGTGGTATATGTATGTAACAAGACTTATACAACATATATTCTCTTGTGGCATACTAGGTACAGTTTATAGGGGAAAAAATAGAGTTAAAGAGTCacacatcggacaatatatgtCCTGAACATGTCCTTATAGGTGGGGGCAATCTTCACCTTACAGTCGGTTTTGTAGGGATGAAGTTAGGTCCAACCACATTTCTCAACATGGTATCAGAGTCTCGTTTAAGATCTAATGGACCACCTGCTATCAGATTTCTGTTATCGGGTCACCCACCATTTATTTTCACGCTCCAGATGTTCAATCTTGGGCGTGAAGGCGTGTGAAGAGTCTCACATCGGACAATATACGACCTGAACATGTTCGTATAGGTGGGGGCAATCCTCACCCTACAAGCCGATTTTGCAAGGATGAATTAGACTCAACGACATTTCTTATCAGAACCAAAAAAGTGTTCAGAGACAAGTGAGAAGATAAATGAAAGGAAGTGAAAGTCTTTGTTAAAATAAAGCTTCGGGAAAATCACGAGAATTGTCATTGAAATTAGATTCACAAACAGTATTCCCCGATTCCTCAGAACTCCAAAATCAAATGACACAGACTATTATTCTTTTGAACATTAGAAGTCAAGTAATTATATAAAACCCTGATAATACTTATATTTAAGCGAAGAAAACACAAAAACACAAAAACACTAAGTTAATGCCATGTAAAGTGATCAAATAAATGGCTGATAAGTTGGAGGGTCTTACCAATCCATAAGTGTTTTTTTCGTACATAGTCCGCATGACCTCTGGAGCCATCCAACGAGGTGTTCCAACACACACACAAGGAGGAGGAGATCCTACATGAGCAATACAGCATGCATGTAAAGGTGATCTTAGTGGCACTGCACTATCAAAATCACAGAGCTTCACAGTGGGAGTTCCATCATCTTTCTTCCTATCACAATCAAACAGAATGTTTTCGCTTTTTATGTCACGGTGAATTATGTGCTTTGAATGCAGTTCCGacaaagcgcatgagatatctTTGGCAATATACAAGGCTAACTCCACAGGAACATGCTTCTCACCAGCTTTTGACAACTCTTCGAGATAGGTCTATGAGAAAATGAAGTGTTAAGTTAATAAAACAACCAAAAATGTCTTAATAACAAAGAAACGATAAAGAAATTCCTACTTTTAAGGAGCCTCCTTCCACATATTCCATAAAAATTGCAGATCTCAACACACGATGCTCAGGATTACCATCGGCTGAGATGGTCCATTTGCAAGATATTTGGTGTCCGTATATTTCCACTATACAAGGGTGTTTGAAAGCACCAAGAATTCTGATTTCTCCCAAAGAATTATATTCGAAGTTTTTTATTTTGTCTGCTGAACTCTCCTGTACTTCCAAAGTACGCACCTATAACACCATAAAAGATGTTGCATAAAATGCATTAAATTGCATGATATCCAAAAAAATCAGAAGATAGGGTataacaattaaaataaaataaaaaattaagaGGACTATTACTACAATTCATGGATGACTAAATACCTTCACCGCAGCCTCAACTGATCCATATTTGCAGCGAACTAATGTAGTTAAAGCTTTTTTCTCAAGTTCATCACAATTAGAGAGCGATGGAAAGGAATAATCAGGACTAGGACGAATGCTAGTCGAAAGAGGAATTTGGGTTCGACGAAGAGGTATGTACCTAGAAATACCAAGACATCAGACTATAAATAAACCTGTATAATTCCATAAAAGCAAAAGAGTTTCAAATGTTTCCGGGAAGCAGAAAAAAGTTATGCAATGATTGTTTCAGATGAAAAGAAAACACGAGGAATATATCGAAAATATCATTTAGTTGTGGAAAGAAATGTAGGGGTGGATAAAAACATTCTCTCCATTGCAGGAAACTGAGTAGTGGGAAATTTTCTGATAGGCATGTTGTTTGGCTCAACCGCCTTGCTATTACTCATCATTTTCAACGCTTCTTTTACCTCGTGGTTTTGACTCCGACTATAGTAGCTATAGTTTTGATCTTCTTCTCTAATGCCTAGCATGTGAGAGTCTAGTAAGATATATCCTTCATTAAATAAGTTGTGGATATACTTCTTCAATCTATCATTTATATCATATTCCTTAACCAAGAGACTTTGTCTTCTTCATCTTTAACACACTTCACTTGATCCAAGTCTCTTGTCTTTCTTTCTCTTCTCTTAACAAGCTTTTACATATAGATTTTTCTCCCTCCTTAGTTCCTAAGGATTGGTATACTTCATCAAAAGATTGAGTTCTTTCTTCATTCACCGTCTTCTTGGTCTCTTTCTTAGTTCTATTATAATTTTCCCAAGTTTTGACATTCTTACACCTAGACCAATCTTTAAATCATTCCTTTTTGACTCGAGAGCTTTACTCCGAGCACTTCCCTTCCACCCAGAATTATTAATCTCGAATAGCGGAGCGGAGTGGCTGGCCCCAAAAATGGGATAGCGGATAGCGGGATAACtttttttgactttttaaaatTGACTATTTTTGGACTAACTATATGAATAATCTATACAAATAACACAATCCCATAAAAGTTTTATAAAAATctaattaataaaataataatgGATTAAAGTgatatatattattattatttttattattaatgtTATTATATACGGCTGTATGTTACTTGGCAATATTCAATATGTATGTAGCTAGACATAATTGTTGTGCCTACTCACTAGATAATTTACTAGAAGGATACATTTTGGCAATATTCCTTCTATTAAAGTACCTATTCAGCTTTTTTACAGTTGTACCTAGATGTTGATGTTGTGGTACGATACTCAATAATTTAATTACTTTTTGACTTTGACTCTTTTTTATTAGTAAAAACTGAATCCAGACTTTTATCCTCTACCTTTTCATCTTCTTTCTTTTCGGATACAGTGTTAGTGTATATCTTCTTCTTATCAAAAAATCATTAATACACAGAAGAATAAGtcagaaagaaaaagaaaaccaGTCCAACCGCTCCACACAGGTTTTGACCCGCGACCCGCGGTCCGTTCTAGCGGAGAAATCGCCTGCGATTTCATTGGCGCAACCGTACCCTTCTTCTCGCGCGGTGGTTGGCCGCCCCCGCCGGACCGCGGCAATCGCGGCCGGGATTGATAACTATGCTTCCACCACCATGATCATTTACCCCTAGGTCCAAAACCTCTTGATTCTCTTAACATCACTGATGTTACTTTTCTAATATCTTCCTCATCTTgtcccacatatcatttgcacTTCCTTGTGGCTGCATAAAACCTCCTTCAAAGATTTTCTGTTGAAAAATCTTGTTCTTTCACCCTCAAATGCCAGCACTTTATCCGTTGAACCCCTTGTAGCTACTTCTCTTCGCACTCCTCTTGACTCTTACATCAATAGCCAATACTCTATGTTGGGTAGTCAAGCTCTCTCCCAGTATAACTTTACAATCCAAACAAATCTTCCTATATAATTTCCTAATAAGAAAAATCTAGGAAGAATTTATCCTAAGCATTTACCTCCCCAGGGTCATACCTACCCCATGCACTCCCTCACGGCCTCTCAATATGCTCCCTACATCCCCATTAAGATCCCATCCTAAAAAAATCCTCTTGGGTATATCTTGAACCAAGCCTTCTAATTCCTCCCAAAATTTTACTTTAAGATGTTCCGTTAACCAATCGTGAGGTGCGTAAGCACTAATAACATTAAAGATGTCTTGTTCCACTACAAATATTAGGGCTATGATTCAATCTCCTATCCTTTTTACATCCACAGTGTGGAGAAAGCAACACAATATTCAGAGTCACTAATATATTTTTACCTTAATATATGAGGCTAGATTTTATAAATACTTTTGACTAAATGGAAGCCAAATGTGCTATTATTGGTTTAGCATCAGCACAAGCAATATTCTCTACATGCTACAATACACTAGGATATGAGGTGTAATATTCGAGAACAAATCCAAATTTTAAATTTCTCAATGAGTGATAATTGCTTAAAAATAATAGGTGCAGAACTAATAACATGCTATATTTGAACAACAAATATAGCATAGATAAGTATCCAACATCAACATGGAACCAGTGTTCAATGATTAAGCAATACTCTTTGCATACTAAAGCATGATATCAGATCCAACATTCAAAACCGAATCCAAGTTCTAAAACACCAAATGACTGTTGATTAATTAATACCAATAGTAACAAAACATAACTAATAACAAGATCTATATTTCAGCACATCAACATgcaaattaaatattaaatatgaAAACAATATTATATGGGTCATGCTAACTTGTGCTCAAGTCAAGCAATAAAAATATAAAAgtcatatttaaaaaaataaattttgaacTTTTAAAGAATAGAATGCTTGTCTTTTAAGATAACATTAATATATTACGTTCCTTAACATGTGCCCTAAGGGCACAAGTTAGCATGTCCCATATTATATAACCAATTCAAATTTAAGGAATATTATATGATATAGCAAGCAAAACGGCCTCTTCACAATAAAAAAAGGAGTAGTACATCCCTTTTCACTAAGAGGCGACAAATACCTGCAGAAATATTCTGGATCTTTCTCTTCTCTAATATCATGAGGTCGGCAAGCATCAACAAGCATTCGAACCCATGTAACACCCCTTTTCATCAGAATGATATTCCAAGCGTGTGGTGAAAAATCCAGGTAACCCCTAACAAGCTCACAAGGTACAGGTGGATCCATGTGATCACATAAATACTATAAACAAAAAATAACTTGCATTAGGTCCTCGCTATAAGAGGCCATAAAAGATAGAGTTACATCCTAAAATGCATATAAACAAAACTAATTATGAATATAGCAAAACTGCTCACCTTAAAAAGCAGAGCTCTATGCCTACAAACACCATACTGAACAGAACCAATTGGAACAATGATTGAATTTCTCCTTTTTTTAATAGAATCAAGAGATTTTTCAGAGATTTTAGAAAGATCAATATTTTCAATGGGATTCACAACCGGTTCAGTTGCAGCATTTATACTTGTGCTGCTTCCTGTAGAGCATGTACAGACAAAAGGCTTATTATAGTTTGAGCCAGAAACAGATTTGCGTGTCCTTTCTACAATAGCACCTCTATCACTTCCACCAAAATGATCGGATACGAAGAGTGCAAGCAGTGACGCTGTCTGTAAGTTATCAACTTCATCCTGGCTCCCAGATTTGTTTAAACTATTTAATTGCTTTAAATTAGATACCAATGCCTGAGCTGATAGAATAATGGCATCCAATTCTTCATCCCTTTGTCTGAAACACACAAATAATCCAATCATATTATAAAAATGTATCACAGAAAAGATACCAATATATAATATTATAACTACTACTACTACTATTATTAGTGTACCCCAACAAAATCACTAACATATACGAGAAGTATTAGTAGCAGTTGTAGGAATAATATACCTGTCTAACAGAATGACTTCACGAGAAGCAAGACACTGATTTTGCTCGTAACTCTCAAGAGGCATAAATGGTCGATCAC from Lathyrus oleraceus cultivar Zhongwan6 chromosome 7, CAAS_Psat_ZW6_1.0, whole genome shotgun sequence encodes the following:
- the LOC127108277 gene encoding uncharacterized protein LOC127108277 — its product is MELLHSDETVSEDADIPEDNNTTNNSPDPAAGIEDGATLDVSGKNLEFPAPENSKDDAVESLYMYKNVYSLIPKSVGGLVRLKTLKFFGNEINLFAPEFGNMTRLERLQMKVSSPGIGGLPLHKLKGLKELELSKGPSRPSAFPILTEIAALKCLTKLCICHFSIRYLPPEIGCLKNLEYLDLSFNKLKTLPSEISSLEVLITMKVANNKLVELPPAMTSLSRLENLDLSNNRLTSLGSLVLSSMNRLQNLNLQYNKLPSIFQIPSWICCTMEGNDGDRCKDNYSSSSVEMDVYESNLQENEETFSHGPHDTSSSLLTNSSSNSRCFSAWKSGKRWKRRHYKQQKARQEQKARQERLNISRKWKGVDHDQLLSKKIHRISEPENLDTLVSENCTETVSDNRSLDDNHKKIFSEEAVHDNLIGNVDNDEEIIEKQFSQEDCCTADGKDEIDASLCSLDNGRSEHDGASCSVFPKSSFKSKRHSDRVLDNPKPCKSRKPISDGSLLSSKYSKISFCGTEDHLSDGFYDAGRDRPFMPLESYEQNQCLASREVILLDRQRDEELDAIILSAQALVSNLKQLNSLNKSGSQDEVDNLQTASLLALFVSDHFGGSDRGAIVERTRKSVSGSNYNKPFVCTCSTGSSTSINAATEPVVNPIENIDLSKISEKSLDSIKKRRNSIIVPIGSVQYGVCRHRALLFKYLCDHMDPPVPCELVRGYLDFSPHAWNIILMKRGVTWVRMLVDACRPHDIREEKDPEYFCRYIPLRRTQIPLSTSIRPSPDYSFPSLSNCDELEKKALTTLVRCKYGSVEAAVKVRTLEVQESSADKIKNFEYNSLGEIRILGAFKHPCIVEIYGHQISCKWTISADGNPEHRVLRSAIFMEYVEGGSLKTYLEELSKAGEKHVPVELALYIAKDISCALSELHSKHIIHRDIKSENILFDCDRKKDDGTPTVKLCDFDSAVPLRSPLHACCIAHVGSPPPCVCVGTPRWMAPEVMRTMYEKNTYGLEADIWSFGCLLLEMLTLQIPYFGVPDSHVHDRLQMGKRPRLTDELEGLSSTNEPTMIQSGQELEKSDADTDTLEFLVDLFHRCVEENPNERPTAEEIHEMLLEHTRHIRVQNVGEI